The Pseudomonas sp. LFM046 region GTTGCGGCAGGGTCGTGCGGATGTGCTTGAAGGCGGCTTCCAGGCGGGCGCCACGGATATCGCCGTCGCTGGCAACGAAGCTGGCGGCATCGTCACGGGCAGCGAGCACGATCTTGTCGTCGTCGAAGGAGGAGCTGATGTCGGAGGTGGAGTCCGAGCTGGCGCGAGTGGCGTCGACCACGGTATCGGTGGTGACCACGAAACTGGTGGCGGAGGCGCCGGTGGCGAGTGCCAGCAGGGCGGCGGCGCTGAGCAGGCGTAGAGAGGTCATGGGGTAACTCCTTTGACTGACCGGAGCGGCAGCGCGAGAGGCGCTGCCGGCTGCCCGGACAGCCTAGTCAAAGCGAGCGCGACGGGCCAGTGCTGGCTCAGCGCCAGAAGGGCCTGTCCAGTTCTTCATAGCGCTCGCTCGGGCTGATGCCGACATCCGCCAGGGCGCGGGCATCCAGTTGCGCCAGTTGGTTCCGGGTGCGCGCGTTGCGTTGCCACAGGGCAAGGGTGGCGAACAGGCGCAGGTACCAGTGGGTCCGGGGGCGGCTTGGCTGGAACCGGGCAGAAGTTACAGAGGCAGAGAGTGTGCGATCCATGGCGCTCTTCCTTCCCGCAGCGGCGCGGGGATGGGTGATGGAGGGTCATGATCCCGTTCGCGGGGAACCCTGTGCAGTCACAGCCGGATTCAATTGTGCTGTAGCAGATCGATGATTGTTGAAACTGTATTGGTCTGATCTGGATCAGCTGTGCTGGATGGGGCGGAGTGGGGCGCCGAGATGGTGTGTCTGCGAGGTTTCTGGTGGGCTGAAGCCCACCCGACACGAGGAGCATGCAGGCTCCAGCGCTGGCATTTTGGGCTTTTCAGGGCCCAGAAACGACGAAACCCGCCGCGGAATGCGACGGGTTCTGTCTGGGGTGTTGCTAGCGGGCCGCTGGCCCGGCGAACTGCTTAGCGCCAGAAGGGCTTGTTCAGTTCGGCTTCGCGCTGGGCTTCGCTGATACCGGCGTCGGCCAGCAGGCGAGTGTCGAGCAGGGCCAGTTGATGACGGCTGGCGATGCGACGCTGCCACAGCAGCAGGGTGGAGAGGGTACGCAGGGCCCACGAAGCTTTCGGGGATTGTTCGGCGCTTTCGAAGATCAGGTCGGAACTGAGGGTACGTTCCATGGCGGTAGGTCCTTCCCGCTTTTGACGGGGCTTGGTTATCAACTGGTGCCTATGATCTACCCGGAACAGCCGCGACTGTAGTCACAGTTGCTCTAAATTGTGTTGTTCATACTTAGCATGCTTATCAACTGTTTTGCTGAAATTCTGCGCAACTGTATGGGTGCTCCGGCAAATCACTCGTGATTCGCCAGAGCACCACATTTTTTCCTGTCGATTGAAAGAACAGCAGGGCTTTCAAACAGTACAGTTCTGATTTTTCAGAAACTGTTTTCAGACCCCTTTGTCAGAATCGTTGATTACAAGCTCATAACTGTTCTGGTCGATTTGGATCAGCTGGCCAGCATTTGGCCGGTTTCTTCCAGATTGATATGCCAGGACATGGCTTCGCGGAGCAGGTGCGGGGTGTGGCCGCCCTTGGCGCAGGCTGCACTGAAGTACGACTGTAGCGCTTGGCGGTAATCCGGATGCACACAGTTGTCGATGATCACCCGGGCGCGTTCGCGGGGGGCCAGGCCACGCAGGTCGGCCAGACCCTGCTCGGTGACCAGGATGTCCACGTCGTGCTCGGTGTGGTCCACGTGGCTGACCATGGGCACCACGCTGGAAATGGCACCGCCCTTGGCGATGGATTTGGTGACGAAGATGGCCAGGTGGGCGTTGCGGGCGAAGTCGCCGGAGCCGCCGATGCCGTTCATCATCCTGGTGCCGCCCACATGGGTGGAGTTGACGTTGCCGTAGATGTCGAACTCCAGCGCGGTGTTGATGCCGATGATGCCCAGGCGCCGCACCACTTCGGGGTGGTTGGAGATCTCCTGTGGACGCAGCACCAGCTTGTCCTTGTAGCGCTCCAGGTTGCCGAAGACATCGGCGTTGCGGCGGGCGGACAGGGTGACGGAGCTGCCGGAGGCAAAGGACAGCTTGCCGGCGTCGATCAGGTCGAAGGTGGAGTCCTGCAGCACCTCGGAGTACATGGTGAGGTCCTGGAACGGCGACTCGATCAGGCCGCACATCACGGCGTTGGCGATGCTGCCGATACCGGCCTGCAGCGGTGCCAGGTTATTGCTCATGCGACCGGCTTCCACTTCGCGCTTGAAGAAGGCGATCAGGTGGTCGGCGATAGCCTGGGTCTCGCCATCCGGCGGCAGCACGGTGGACAGGGAGTCCGGCTGCTCGGTGATAACGATGGCGGCAATCTTGGCCGGATCGATCGGAATCGCGGTGGCGCCGATGCGGTCATCCACGCGGGTCAGCGGGATCGGCGTGCGGGTTGGCCGGTAGGTCGGGATATAGATGTCGTGCAGGCCTTCCAGGTTGGGGTTGTGGGCCAGGTTGATCTCGACGATCACGCGCTTGGCGAAGATCGCGAAGCTGGCGGAGTTGCCCACGGAGGTGGTCGGCACGATGTGGCCCTGCTCGGTGATGGCCACGGCTTCGATCACGGCGATGTCGGGCAGCTTGAGCTGATGGTTGCGCAGTTGCTCGACGGTTTCCGACAAGTGCTGGTCGATGAACATCACTTCACCGGCATTGATCGCCTTGCGCAGGGTGCTGTCCACCTGAAACGGCATGCGACGGGCCAGCACGCCGGCCTCGGTGAGTTGCTTGTCGAGGTCGTTGCCCAGGCTCGCGCCGGTCATCAGGCTGATCTGCAGCGGCTGCTCCTTGGCTCGCGCGGCCAGTGCCTGGGGCACGGCCTTGGCTTCGCCGGCGCGGGTGAAACCGCTCATGCCGACGGTCATGCCGTCTTCGATCAGGGCAGCGGCCTCGGCCGCACTCATCACCTTGCCCAGCAGAGAGGGCAGGCGCACGCGATCAGAGTACATGGGGAAAACCTCGGACAACGGGGAGGGAAAGCGCGCAGTCTAGGGGCTGGCGGGGCGTCCGACTTCTATACCAAGGTCGAAGAAATGGCTCTATTCAGGGCCTTTCGTCGGAGGGGAGGGCGTGGATTGCTCTTCTGTAGGGGCGAATTCATTCGCCCCTACAACACAAGATGCCCGTGCAGGCGAAGGCGTAAACAAAAGCCCCGGCACAAGGCCGGGGTCTTCGCTGGATCAGGGCAGGGATCAATCCACTGCTTTCACCATGTCCTCGATCACCTTCTTGGCGTCGCCGAACACCATCATGGTCTTGTCCATGTAGAACAGTTCGTTGTCCAGGCCGGCGTAGCCGCTGGCCATGGAGCGCTTGTTCACGATGATGGTCTTGGCCTTGAAGGCTTCCAGGATCGGCATGCCGGCAATCGGCGACTTCGGATCGTTCTTCGCCGCCGGGTTCACCACGTCGTTGGCGCCCAATACCAGCACCACGTCGGCCTGGCCGAACTCGGAGTTGATGTCCTCCATCTCGAACACCTGCTCGTAGGGCACTTCGGCCTCGGCCAGCAGGACGTTCATGTGACCGGGCATACGGCCTGCCACCGGGTGGATCGCGTACTTCACGTTGACGCCGCGATGGCTCAGCTTCTCCGACAGTTCCATCAGCGCGTGCTGGGCGCGTGCCACCGCCAGGCCGTAGCCGGGGACGATGATCACGCTGTCGGCGTTGGTCAGCAGGAAGGCGGCGTCGTCGGACGAGCCGGACTTCACCGGACGCTGTTCCTTGCTGCCACCCGAGGCGCCGGCATCAGCTTCGGCACCGAAGCCGCCGAGGATGACGTTGAAGAAGGAGCGGTTCATCGCCTTGCACATGATGTACGACAGGATCGCACCGGAGGAGCCCACCAGGGAGCCGGCGACGATCA contains the following coding sequences:
- a CDS encoding DUF1127 domain-containing protein — translated: MERTLSSDLIFESAEQSPKASWALRTLSTLLLWQRRIASRHQLALLDTRLLADAGISEAQREAELNKPFWR
- a CDS encoding DUF2388 domain-containing protein, with the translated sequence MTSLRLLSAAALLALATGASATSFVVTTDTVVDATRASSDSTSDISSSFDDDKIVLAARDDAASFVASDGDIRGARLEAAFKHIRTTLPQLAASDLQLAQAILAL
- a CDS encoding acetyl-CoA hydrolase/transferase family protein, whose protein sequence is MYSDRVRLPSLLGKVMSAAEAAALIEDGMTVGMSGFTRAGEAKAVPQALAARAKEQPLQISLMTGASLGNDLDKQLTEAGVLARRMPFQVDSTLRKAINAGEVMFIDQHLSETVEQLRNHQLKLPDIAVIEAVAITEQGHIVPTTSVGNSASFAIFAKRVIVEINLAHNPNLEGLHDIYIPTYRPTRTPIPLTRVDDRIGATAIPIDPAKIAAIVITEQPDSLSTVLPPDGETQAIADHLIAFFKREVEAGRMSNNLAPLQAGIGSIANAVMCGLIESPFQDLTMYSEVLQDSTFDLIDAGKLSFASGSSVTLSARRNADVFGNLERYKDKLVLRPQEISNHPEVVRRLGIIGINTALEFDIYGNVNSTHVGGTRMMNGIGGSGDFARNAHLAIFVTKSIAKGGAISSVVPMVSHVDHTEHDVDILVTEQGLADLRGLAPRERARVIIDNCVHPDYRQALQSYFSAACAKGGHTPHLLREAMSWHINLEETGQMLAS
- a CDS encoding DUF1127 domain-containing protein, producing the protein MDRTLSASVTSARFQPSRPRTHWYLRLFATLALWQRNARTRNQLAQLDARALADVGISPSERYEELDRPFWR